One window of the Lysobacter sp. S4-A87 genome contains the following:
- a CDS encoding N-acetylmuramoyl-L-alanine amidase, with product MRVKAATVQKFLLGLALLTALAWNLAHASEIKGLELSAGATGTRAEIALDGAGEFKVISLKDPDRLVVDLPASSLSGNFRLPASAGVIKSVRTGQPAAGTSRIVFDLSQPVTVLKPRIEQGASGPRLVLEWPGDGAEPIEGVATVAEPAAPALQPASSTAVATSLPGSGPTTASASASNAASNGPAASAAGQPASPGEVSAASSEATTRLISAIVAGRNGAAPAVSTAPVPTNSVATNAGNAGPGPAPVPVATAPSNLPTTVATGVPTRIATGQPTLMPGAAVAGTATTPPAPVASTVAPAPGQAPVKTMKDVMRGRGMRPLVIAIDAGHGGQDPGALGPSGKREKDVTLAIARELARQVNATPGLKAHLVRDTDVFIPLPRRAQLARQAKADMFISIHADAAENRSAKGSSVYVLSLKGASSQRARWLADKENSSDLIGGVRLEQTSNTLASVLLDLTQSGHMKASEDAAGHVLDGLKRVGSNHKPHIERANFAVLRTSDMPAMLVETAFISNPDEERRLTDPAHQRNLARAVLDGVNTYFTRQPPPGTLYAARADASYVTADVGAGGGSP from the coding sequence ATGCGCGTCAAGGCCGCCACCGTCCAGAAGTTTCTGCTCGGCCTCGCGCTGCTCACCGCCCTTGCCTGGAACCTGGCGCATGCCAGTGAAATCAAAGGCTTGGAATTGAGCGCCGGGGCAACGGGTACCCGCGCCGAGATCGCCCTCGATGGCGCCGGCGAATTCAAGGTGATCAGCCTGAAAGACCCCGACCGCCTGGTCGTGGACCTGCCCGCATCCAGCCTGTCCGGCAATTTCCGTCTCCCTGCCAGCGCCGGCGTCATCAAGTCCGTGCGCACCGGCCAGCCGGCTGCGGGTACGTCCCGCATCGTTTTCGACCTGTCGCAGCCGGTGACCGTGCTCAAGCCACGCATCGAGCAGGGCGCCAGTGGTCCGCGCCTGGTGCTGGAGTGGCCCGGTGATGGCGCCGAACCCATCGAGGGTGTCGCCACGGTTGCCGAGCCGGCTGCGCCGGCCCTGCAGCCTGCGTCGTCCACTGCGGTGGCGACCTCGCTCCCGGGATCGGGCCCGACGACCGCGTCCGCATCCGCTTCGAATGCTGCGTCGAACGGCCCGGCTGCTTCTGCTGCCGGCCAGCCAGCCTCGCCAGGCGAGGTCAGCGCCGCCTCTTCCGAGGCCACGACCCGCCTGATCTCGGCGATCGTGGCCGGTCGCAACGGTGCGGCGCCTGCCGTGTCCACCGCGCCCGTGCCGACGAACAGTGTCGCCACCAATGCCGGCAACGCTGGTCCGGGCCCGGCGCCGGTCCCGGTTGCCACCGCCCCGTCGAACCTGCCGACCACGGTCGCGACCGGCGTGCCGACGCGCATCGCCACTGGCCAGCCGACGCTGATGCCGGGCGCCGCCGTCGCCGGCACCGCAACCACGCCCCCGGCACCCGTGGCGTCGACGGTCGCGCCCGCGCCCGGCCAGGCGCCGGTCAAGACCATGAAGGACGTGATGCGTGGTCGCGGCATGCGCCCGCTGGTCATCGCCATCGACGCCGGTCACGGCGGCCAGGATCCCGGCGCGCTCGGTCCGTCGGGCAAGCGCGAGAAGGACGTCACCCTGGCCATCGCCCGCGAGCTCGCGCGCCAGGTCAACGCCACGCCAGGCCTGAAGGCGCACCTGGTGCGCGATACCGACGTGTTCATCCCGCTGCCGCGACGCGCGCAGCTGGCACGCCAGGCCAAGGCCGACATGTTCATTTCCATCCACGCCGACGCGGCGGAGAACCGCTCGGCCAAGGGCTCGTCGGTGTACGTGCTCTCGCTGAAGGGCGCGTCCTCGCAGCGTGCGCGCTGGCTGGCCGACAAGGAAAACTCCTCCGACCTGATCGGCGGCGTGCGCCTGGAGCAGACCAGCAACACCTTGGCTTCGGTGCTGCTCGACCTGACCCAGAGCGGCCACATGAAGGCGTCCGAAGACGCCGCCGGGCACGTCCTGGACGGGCTCAAGCGCGTCGGCAGCAACCACAAGCCGCACATCGAGCGTGCCAACTTCGCCGTGCTGCGGACCTCGGACATGCCGGCGATGCTGGTGGAAACCGCCTTCATCTCCAACCCGGACGAAGAGCGCCGGCTGACCGACCCCGCGCACCAGCGCAACCTCGCGCGCGCGGTGCTCGATGGCGTCAATACCTACTTCACCCGCCAGCCGCCGCCGGGAACGCTGTACGCGGCGCGCGCCGATGCCAGCTATGTGACCGCAGACGTGGGAGCCGGTGGCGGCAGCCCGTAG
- the tsaE gene encoding tRNA (adenosine(37)-N6)-threonylcarbamoyltransferase complex ATPase subunit type 1 TsaE, whose amino-acid sequence MNEIWLADADATDALGAQLAHTRPANAVVHLHGDLGAGKSTLARALLRALGVQGAIRSPTYTLVERYPLADGGEAWHLDLYRISDAGELEFLGLDGAEVRLWLVEWPERGAGALPVADLTVDLGMHGKGRQARLRPGTAVGEAWLGRLESAAASHEVAPDS is encoded by the coding sequence ATGAATGAAATCTGGTTGGCCGATGCCGACGCGACCGACGCACTGGGTGCGCAGCTGGCGCATACGCGGCCGGCGAATGCGGTGGTGCATCTGCATGGCGATCTTGGTGCAGGCAAGTCGACGCTTGCGCGTGCGTTGCTGCGCGCGCTCGGTGTGCAAGGTGCGATTCGCAGTCCGACGTACACGCTCGTCGAACGCTATCCGTTGGCCGATGGCGGCGAAGCATGGCATCTGGATCTGTATCGGATTTCCGATGCAGGTGAACTTGAATTCCTCGGTCTCGACGGTGCGGAAGTTCGCCTGTGGCTGGTCGAATGGCCCGAACGGGGCGCCGGCGCGTTGCCGGTGGCCGATCTCACCGTGGATCTGGGGATGCATGGAAAGGGCCGCCAGGCCCGCCTGCGGCCGGGAACGGCGGTGGGGGAGGCATGGCTGGGCCGGCTGGAGTCCGCCGCCGCCAGCCATGAGGTTGCGCCCGACTCCTGA
- a CDS encoding NAD(P)H-hydrate dehydratase, protein MPHEAVPLSDAFADALYDAAALREVEARAAQALGDDFELMRRAGRAAWRELLTHWPQAQRIVVVCGPGNNGGDGYVLARHARQSGRQVVVVHLPGQVPRSEVARRAAQDYFAVGGAVELFEGVLPSADVVVDALFGIGLSREPDEATLTLIAAINAQAAPVLSLDVPSGIDADRGCVVGDAVVAARTIEFMAGKAGLRTGAALDHVGALSLAALEIPAEWFDGAASRAHRLTPIALSRWLAPRQRDSHKGSNGRVLCIGGESGSGGAIMLCAQAALRSGAGLVEVATRAEHVAPLLARLPEAMVHVVDDAASLQPGLDRAGSIALGPGLGLGAWGRGLYERAVASARPLLLDADALNLLATHPFALPADAVLTPHPGEAARLLGISTADVQRDRFAAARALCERYACVVVLKGAGSIVAAAHETPRVISAGNPGMAVGGMGDVLSGVIAALRAQGLSAFDAASAGALLHAAAGDAAAHEGGERGLLPSDVMPWLRHFVNPER, encoded by the coding sequence ATGCCACACGAAGCCGTGCCGCTATCCGACGCGTTCGCCGATGCGCTCTACGACGCCGCCGCGCTGCGCGAGGTGGAGGCGCGCGCGGCGCAGGCGCTGGGCGATGACTTCGAGCTGATGCGCCGGGCCGGCCGGGCTGCCTGGCGCGAGCTGTTGACGCACTGGCCGCAGGCACAGCGGATCGTCGTCGTCTGCGGTCCCGGCAACAACGGCGGCGACGGTTACGTGCTGGCCCGGCATGCGCGCCAGTCCGGCCGCCAGGTCGTGGTGGTGCATCTGCCGGGGCAGGTCCCTCGCAGCGAGGTCGCGCGACGCGCGGCGCAGGATTACTTCGCCGTCGGTGGCGCGGTCGAACTGTTCGAGGGTGTGCTGCCATCGGCCGACGTGGTCGTCGATGCGCTGTTCGGCATCGGCCTGTCGCGCGAACCCGATGAAGCGACGCTGACGCTGATTGCCGCGATCAATGCGCAGGCCGCGCCGGTCCTGTCACTGGATGTGCCCAGCGGCATCGATGCCGATCGCGGTTGCGTGGTCGGCGATGCCGTCGTCGCCGCGCGCACCATCGAGTTCATGGCAGGCAAGGCCGGGCTGCGCACCGGTGCGGCACTCGACCACGTCGGCGCGCTGTCACTGGCGGCACTGGAGATTCCGGCGGAATGGTTCGACGGCGCTGCGTCGCGCGCCCATCGGCTCACGCCGATCGCGCTCTCGCGCTGGCTGGCACCGCGCCAACGCGACAGTCACAAGGGCAGCAACGGTCGCGTCCTGTGCATCGGCGGCGAATCCGGCAGCGGTGGCGCGATCATGCTCTGCGCGCAGGCTGCATTGCGCAGCGGCGCCGGCCTGGTCGAAGTGGCCACGCGTGCCGAACATGTCGCGCCACTGCTGGCGCGCCTGCCCGAAGCGATGGTGCATGTCGTTGACGATGCGGCATCGCTGCAGCCCGGGCTGGATCGTGCCGGTTCTATTGCGCTGGGGCCCGGCCTGGGGCTGGGCGCATGGGGACGCGGGCTCTACGAACGCGCAGTCGCCAGTGCCCGGCCACTGCTGCTCGACGCCGATGCGCTCAACCTGCTTGCGACGCATCCGTTCGCCTTGCCTGCCGATGCAGTGCTGACGCCACACCCGGGTGAAGCCGCGCGCCTGCTCGGCATCAGTACCGCAGATGTGCAGCGCGATCGATTCGCCGCCGCCAGGGCGCTGTGCGAACGCTATGCCTGCGTGGTCGTGCTCAAGGGTGCGGGAAGCATCGTTGCAGCAGCGCACGAAACGCCTCGCGTCATTTCGGCCGGCAATCCCGGCATGGCCGTCGGTGGCATGGGAGATGTGCTCAGTGGTGTCATCGCCGCGTTGCGTGCGCAAGGACTTTCCGCATTCGATGCGGCCAGCGCGGGCGCGCTGCTGCATGCAGCGGCAGGCGATGCAGCCGCGCACGAAGGCGGCGAGCGCGGACTGTTGCCGAGCGATGTGATGCCTTGGCTTCGCCACTTCGTCAATCCGGAGCGTTGA
- the queG gene encoding tRNA epoxyqueuosine(34) reductase QueG: MPVATPDYAALAERVRLLAREFGFQRCGITDIDLGQDEAHLRDWLAQGLYGSMDWMARHGDLRARPGDLHPGTIRVISVGLDYGRDGDEAWATLDDSERAYVARYALGRDYHKLMRQRLQRLADRIAEEVGPFGHRVFVDSAPVLERALARNAGLGWIGKHTCLIDKEGGSFFFIGEIYVDLPFPIDTPASAHCGTCRKCIDICPTQAIVAPYRLDARRCIAYLTIEHEGSIPEELRPPIGNRIFGCDDCQLICPWNKFAKRTDEADFRARNDLDKATLVQLFAWSEEEFLQRTEGTAIRRSGHERWLRNIAVALGNARGSAEVISALKSRRESASPMVREHIEWALRRHHAG; encoded by the coding sequence CTGCCCGTCGCGACGCCCGACTACGCCGCGCTGGCGGAGCGTGTGCGCCTGCTGGCGCGCGAGTTCGGTTTCCAGCGCTGCGGGATCACCGACATCGACCTGGGCCAGGACGAGGCCCACCTGCGCGATTGGCTGGCGCAGGGCCTGTACGGCTCGATGGACTGGATGGCGCGCCACGGCGACCTGCGTGCGCGCCCGGGCGACCTCCACCCCGGCACGATCCGCGTGATCTCGGTCGGACTCGACTACGGCCGCGATGGCGACGAAGCGTGGGCGACGCTGGACGACAGCGAGCGCGCCTACGTCGCCCGCTACGCCCTCGGCCGCGACTACCACAAGCTCATGCGCCAGCGCCTGCAGCGCCTGGCCGACCGCATCGCCGAAGAAGTGGGCCCGTTCGGCCACCGCGTCTTCGTCGACTCGGCGCCGGTGCTCGAACGCGCACTGGCGCGCAATGCCGGCCTCGGCTGGATCGGCAAGCACACCTGCCTGATCGACAAGGAAGGCGGTTCGTTCTTTTTCATCGGCGAGATCTACGTCGACCTGCCGTTTCCGATCGACACGCCGGCGAGCGCGCACTGCGGCACCTGCCGCAAGTGCATCGACATCTGCCCGACCCAGGCGATCGTCGCACCGTACCGGCTCGATGCGCGCCGTTGCATCGCCTACCTCACCATCGAGCACGAGGGCTCGATACCGGAGGAGCTGCGCCCGCCAATCGGAAACCGCATCTTCGGTTGCGACGACTGCCAGCTGATCTGCCCCTGGAACAAGTTCGCCAAACGCACCGACGAGGCGGATTTCCGCGCCCGCAACGACCTCGACAAGGCCACGCTGGTGCAGCTGTTCGCATGGAGCGAGGAGGAATTCCTGCAGCGCACCGAAGGCACTGCGATCCGGCGCAGCGGGCATGAGCGCTGGCTGCGCAATATCGCAGTCGCATTGGGCAATGCGCGCGGCAGCGCCGAGGTTATTTCGGCGCTGAAGTCGCGGCGCGAATCAGCCAGCCCGATGGTGCGCGAACACATCGAGTGGGCGCTGCGGCGACATCACGCGGGGTGA
- the panD gene encoding aspartate 1-decarboxylase, with protein sequence MQLNVLKAKIHRATVTHAELHYEGSCAIDGRLLDISGIREYEQIHIYNVNNGQRFVTYAIRGEEGSGVISVNGAAAHCAQPGDLVIICAYGVCDEAEAAKYKPTLVYVDRHNALTHTNRSMPAQAA encoded by the coding sequence ATGCAACTGAACGTACTCAAGGCCAAGATCCACCGCGCCACCGTGACCCACGCCGAGCTTCACTACGAAGGTTCGTGCGCGATCGACGGGCGCCTGCTCGACATCTCGGGTATCCGCGAGTACGAGCAGATCCACATCTACAACGTCAACAACGGCCAGCGCTTCGTCACCTACGCCATCCGTGGCGAAGAGGGCAGCGGCGTGATCTCGGTCAACGGTGCCGCCGCCCACTGCGCGCAGCCCGGCGACCTGGTGATCATCTGCGCCTACGGCGTCTGCGACGAGGCCGAGGCAGCCAAGTACAAGCCGACGCTGGTCTATGTCGACCGCCACAACGCGCTGACGCACACCAACCGTTCGATGCCGGCACAGGCAGCCTGA
- the panC gene encoding pantoate--beta-alanine ligase — translation MIETITELAALRARVAQWRRDGLRVALVPTMGNLHEGHFSLVRLARQHADRVITSVFVNPTQFGPNDDFAQYPRTPEADARGLEAAGCDAMWLPSVDTMYPYGVEATVRVQVPGVSTTLEGAHRPGHFDGVATVVSRLFNQVQPDVAVFGRKDYQQLAVIRYMVRDLAFAIELVGADIVREDNGLAMSSRNQYLSADERGQAAAIHRCLLAMREEIAAGTPRATVEAGAIQRLEADGFVPDYAAVRRQDLTEPADGEGGSRVALIAARLGRTRLIDNLEFGG, via the coding sequence ATGATCGAGACCATCACCGAACTTGCCGCGCTGCGAGCGCGGGTGGCGCAGTGGCGCCGCGACGGCCTGCGCGTGGCGCTGGTGCCGACCATGGGCAACCTGCACGAAGGCCATTTCTCGCTGGTTCGCCTGGCGCGCCAGCATGCCGATCGCGTCATCACCAGCGTGTTCGTCAACCCGACCCAGTTCGGCCCGAACGACGACTTCGCCCAATACCCGCGCACGCCCGAAGCCGATGCCCGTGGCCTGGAAGCGGCGGGCTGCGATGCGATGTGGCTGCCGTCGGTGGACACCATGTATCCCTACGGTGTCGAGGCGACGGTGCGGGTGCAGGTGCCGGGCGTCAGCACGACCCTGGAGGGCGCTCATCGCCCGGGGCATTTCGACGGCGTCGCCACCGTGGTGTCGCGCCTGTTCAACCAGGTCCAGCCGGACGTGGCCGTGTTCGGCCGCAAGGATTACCAGCAGCTGGCGGTCATCCGCTACATGGTCCGCGACCTGGCGTTCGCGATCGAACTGGTCGGTGCCGACATCGTCCGCGAGGACAATGGTCTGGCGATGAGTTCGCGCAATCAGTATCTGTCTGCGGACGAGCGCGGCCAGGCGGCGGCGATCCACCGCTGCCTGCTGGCCATGCGCGAAGAGATCGCGGCCGGCACGCCGCGTGCGACGGTCGAGGCCGGGGCGATCCAGCGCCTGGAAGCGGACGGCTTCGTCCCTGACTACGCCGCAGTGCGGCGCCAGGACCTGACCGAGCCGGCGGACGGTGAAGGCGGGTCCCGGGTGGCCCTGATCGCGGCCCGCCTGGGCCGGACCCGGCTGATCGACAACCTCGAATTCGGCGGCTGA
- the panB gene encoding 3-methyl-2-oxobutanoate hydroxymethyltransferase codes for MYSGTPNDKPWTVPALADAKRDGRRLVMLTCYDAGFARTMDAAGVDLVLVGDSLGMVVQGHDSTLPVTTADVAYHTACVARGLDKALLIADLPFQADATPERALDASVQLLQAGAAMVKLEGAGHKLEVIRFLVEREIPVCAHLGLTPQSVLRLGGYKVQGRDEAAAARLRADARAVAEAGATLLVLECVPTPVAAAITADLAIPTVGIGAGPQCDGQVLVLHDLLGLGSGHRRPRFVKDFLAEGGSVAGAVQSFAQAVRDGSFPDAEHSYA; via the coding sequence ATGTACAGCGGAACCCCCAACGACAAGCCCTGGACCGTGCCGGCCCTGGCCGACGCCAAGCGCGACGGCCGCCGGCTGGTCATGCTGACCTGCTACGACGCCGGGTTCGCCCGCACCATGGACGCCGCCGGCGTCGACCTGGTGCTGGTCGGCGATTCGCTCGGCATGGTGGTGCAGGGTCACGACAGCACGCTGCCGGTGACCACGGCCGACGTCGCCTACCACACCGCCTGCGTCGCCCGCGGTCTCGACAAGGCCTTGCTGATCGCCGACCTGCCGTTCCAGGCCGACGCCACGCCCGAGCGCGCACTCGATGCCTCGGTGCAGCTGCTGCAGGCCGGCGCGGCGATGGTCAAGCTCGAAGGGGCCGGTCACAAGCTCGAGGTCATCCGATTCCTGGTCGAGCGCGAGATTCCCGTCTGCGCCCACCTGGGGCTGACGCCGCAGTCGGTGTTGCGCCTGGGCGGCTACAAGGTCCAGGGTCGCGACGAAGCCGCGGCTGCGCGCCTGCGCGCCGATGCGCGCGCGGTCGCCGAGGCCGGCGCCACCCTGCTGGTGCTCGAATGCGTGCCGACCCCTGTCGCCGCGGCGATCACCGCCGACCTGGCCATTCCCACCGTCGGGATAGGCGCAGGCCCCCAATGCGACGGCCAGGTGCTGGTGCTGCACGACCTGCTCGGCCTGGGTTCGGGCCATCGCCGGCCGCGTTTCGTCAAGGATTTCCTCGCCGAGGGCGGCTCGGTAGCGGGCGCTGTCCAGTCCTTCGCCCAGGCCGTTCGCGACGGCAGCTTCCCGGATGCCGAACACTCCTATGCCTGA
- the folK gene encoding 2-amino-4-hydroxy-6-hydroxymethyldihydropteridine diphosphokinase — MTVTAFVGLGSNLGDSIAVLRAAFVALAASDGTRLLKASRLYRTPAWGVTEQPDFINAVAMLETQRTPQQLLADLLAIERTAGRDRQADGSDRWGPRTLDLDLLLYGDAQINEPGLHVPHPHLHERAFVLVPLLEIAPGAVIPGIGPAHQALAKMEPGEVEAVTYADLLVDPARDRP; from the coding sequence ATGACAGTCACCGCGTTCGTTGGCCTGGGCAGCAACCTGGGCGACAGCATCGCCGTCCTGCGCGCGGCGTTTGTCGCCCTGGCGGCGAGCGACGGCACGCGCCTGCTGAAAGCCTCGCGCCTGTACCGCACGCCGGCGTGGGGCGTCACCGAGCAGCCCGATTTCATCAATGCCGTGGCGATGCTGGAAACGCAGCGGACGCCGCAGCAGTTGCTCGCCGACCTGCTCGCGATCGAGCGCACCGCCGGCCGCGACCGCCAGGCCGACGGCAGCGATCGCTGGGGCCCGCGCACGCTCGACCTCGACCTGCTGCTCTACGGCGACGCGCAGATCAACGAACCGGGCCTGCATGTACCGCACCCGCACCTGCACGAGCGCGCGTTCGTGCTGGTGCCGCTGCTCGAAATCGCCCCCGGCGCGGTCATCCCCGGCATCGGCCCGGCGCACCAGGCGCTGGCGAAGATGGAACCGGGGGAGGTCGAGGCGGTAACGTATGCCGATCTTCTCGTCGATCCAGCCCGCGATCGCCCGTAG
- the fdxA gene encoding ferredoxin FdxA — MPFVVTENCIKCKYTDCVEVCPVDCFHEGPNFLVIDPDECIDCTLCEPECPINAIYPEDDVPAGQEAFVALNAELAKAWPVITTRKDGMADAKEWEGKPGKLDMLER; from the coding sequence ATGCCCTTCGTCGTCACCGAGAACTGCATCAAGTGCAAGTACACCGACTGCGTCGAGGTGTGCCCGGTCGACTGCTTCCATGAGGGCCCGAACTTCCTGGTGATCGATCCGGACGAGTGCATCGACTGCACCCTGTGCGAGCCGGAATGCCCGATCAACGCGATCTACCCGGAGGACGACGTGCCGGCCGGACAGGAGGCGTTCGTCGCCCTCAACGCCGAGCTGGCCAAGGCCTGGCCGGTGATCACCACGCGCAAGGACGGCATGGCCGACGCCAAGGAATGGGAAGGCAAGCCTGGCAAGCTGGATATGCTGGAACGCTGA
- a CDS encoding glycine cleavage system protein R, which translates to MLPGNHSPLTGRHSVSEHVAPQAGAALTDSAARPSPNENHLLINAYTTHPETPLLSVTRRIADSGCNLVDARLATVGRDVSVTVLAVGSWDAVAKLEAMLTRLEREEGLKLVWYRTGAKQVQSNLLPYVVEVVAADKAGILFQLADFFDRQGITIESLHSSRYRAMQTGAEMFSAQITIGVPSSMHIAALRDDFLEFCDHLNLDAIMDPMKF; encoded by the coding sequence ATGCTGCCCGGCAACCACAGCCCGCTCACGGGCCGCCATTCAGTATCTGAGCACGTTGCTCCCCAAGCAGGCGCCGCCTTGACCGATTCCGCTGCCCGGCCGTCGCCGAACGAAAACCACCTCCTGATCAACGCCTACACGACGCATCCGGAGACACCGCTGTTGTCGGTGACCCGCCGGATCGCCGATTCCGGCTGCAACCTGGTCGATGCGCGCCTGGCCACGGTCGGCCGCGACGTCTCTGTGACCGTGCTCGCGGTCGGCTCCTGGGACGCGGTCGCCAAGCTGGAGGCCATGCTGACGCGGCTGGAGCGCGAGGAAGGCCTGAAACTGGTCTGGTACCGCACCGGCGCCAAGCAGGTGCAGTCCAACCTGCTGCCGTACGTGGTCGAGGTCGTCGCCGCCGACAAGGCCGGGATCCTGTTCCAGCTGGCCGACTTCTTCGATCGCCAGGGCATCACCATCGAAAGCCTGCACAGCTCGCGCTATCGCGCCATGCAGACCGGGGCGGAGATGTTCTCGGCGCAGATCACCATTGGCGTGCCCTCGAGCATGCACATCGCCGCCCTGCGCGACGACTTCCTCGAGTTCTGCGACCACCTCAATCTCGACGCCATCATGGACCCGATGAAGTTCTAG
- a CDS encoding peroxiredoxin — MPDTGDRIAKDVSELPLALSSGQTAQLKDFAGQWLVLYFYPKDSTPGCTTEGIDFNALLPKFKKLGATVLGVSRDSLKSHQNFCAKQGFKFDLVSDADEALCNAFGVIKLKNMYGRKVLGIERSTFLIDFTSDPQGVIAQSWRPVKVPGHAQAVLDALKAAATQ; from the coding sequence ATGCCCGACACCGGCGACCGTATTGCAAAGGACGTCTCCGAACTGCCCCTGGCGCTGTCCAGCGGCCAGACTGCGCAGCTCAAGGATTTCGCCGGCCAATGGCTGGTGCTGTACTTCTATCCCAAGGACAGCACGCCCGGCTGCACCACCGAAGGCATCGACTTCAATGCCCTCCTGCCCAAATTCAAGAAGCTTGGCGCGACCGTACTGGGCGTCTCCCGCGACTCGCTGAAGTCGCACCAGAACTTCTGCGCAAAACAGGGCTTCAAGTTCGACCTGGTCAGCGACGCCGACGAGGCCCTGTGCAACGCCTTCGGCGTCATCAAGCTCAAGAACATGTACGGGCGCAAGGTGCTCGGCATCGAGCGCAGCACCTTCCTCATCGATTTCACCAGTGACCCCCAGGGCGTCATCGCCCAGTCATGGAGACCGGTGAAAGTCCCCGGCCATGCCCAGGCCGTCCTCGACGCACTCAAGGCTGCCGCAACGCAGTGA
- a CDS encoding PhoH family protein yields the protein MTRSKRIYVLDTNVLMHDPTALFKFEEHDVFLPMQVIEELDNAKKGTSEASRNARQVSRFLNELIQAEGTDKISSGITLSRPQGLQLRGEQSIGKLRFQTRDFDSGKRFGAVIPDNHILGSILSLKESDPGVPVVFVSKDINLRIKASIAGIVSEDYENDRALDDFSLLYTGATALPEDFWQRFGKDLRSWTEKGRTFYEISRNRDSAEDDNWHPNQFLYLPGDDESQMKVARLTDSKVVLQIVDDFRHHQHAVWGITARNREQNFALNALMDPEIDFVTLLGTAGTGKTLLALAAGLAQTMDQQRYREIIMTRATVSVGEDIGFLPGTEEEKMTPWMGALTDNLEVLTHNQDGGSWGRAATNDLLASRIKIRSLNFMRGRTFLNRWLILDEAQNLTPKQMKTLITRAGPGTKIVCLGNVEQIDTPYLTETTSGLTYAVDRFKNWDHSAHITLRRGERSRLADYASEVL from the coding sequence ATGACCAGAAGCAAGCGGATCTACGTGCTCGACACCAATGTGCTCATGCACGACCCGACCGCGCTGTTCAAGTTCGAGGAACACGATGTCTTCCTGCCGATGCAGGTCATCGAAGAGCTCGACAACGCCAAAAAAGGCACCTCCGAAGCCAGCCGCAATGCGCGCCAGGTCAGCCGCTTCCTCAATGAGCTGATCCAGGCCGAAGGCACCGACAAGATTTCGTCCGGCATCACCCTCAGCCGTCCGCAGGGGCTGCAGCTGCGCGGCGAGCAGAGCATCGGCAAGCTGCGTTTCCAGACCCGCGACTTCGACTCGGGCAAGCGCTTTGGCGCGGTTATCCCGGACAACCACATCCTCGGCTCGATCCTGTCGCTGAAGGAGAGCGACCCGGGCGTGCCGGTGGTGTTCGTCTCCAAGGACATCAACCTGCGCATCAAGGCGTCCATCGCCGGGATCGTGTCGGAGGACTACGAGAACGACCGCGCCCTCGACGACTTCAGCCTGCTCTACACCGGCGCCACCGCGCTGCCGGAAGACTTCTGGCAGCGCTTCGGCAAGGACCTGCGCTCGTGGACCGAGAAGGGCCGCACCTTCTACGAGATCTCGCGCAACCGTGACAGCGCCGAGGACGACAACTGGCATCCGAACCAGTTCCTGTACCTGCCCGGCGACGACGAGTCGCAGATGAAGGTCGCGCGCCTGACCGACAGCAAGGTCGTGCTGCAGATCGTCGACGACTTCCGTCACCACCAGCATGCGGTGTGGGGCATCACCGCCCGCAACCGCGAGCAGAATTTCGCGTTGAACGCGCTGATGGACCCGGAGATCGACTTCGTCACCCTGCTCGGCACCGCCGGCACCGGCAAGACCCTGCTGGCACTCGCGGCCGGCCTGGCGCAGACGATGGACCAGCAACGCTATCGTGAAATCATCATGACCCGCGCCACGGTCAGCGTCGGCGAGGACATCGGCTTCCTGCCGGGCACGGAAGAGGAAAAGATGACGCCGTGGATGGGCGCGCTGACCGACAACCTGGAGGTGCTCACCCACAACCAGGACGGCGGCAGCTGGGGTCGCGCGGCGACCAACGACCTGCTCGCCAGCCGCATCAAGATCCGCTCGCTGAACTTCATGCGCGGCCGCACGTTCCTCAACCGCTGGCTGATCCTCGACGAAGCGCAGAACCTCACGCCCAAGCAGATGAAGACGCTGATCACGCGTGCCGGCCCTGGCACCAAGATCGTCTGCCTGGGCAACGTCGAGCAGATCGACACGCCCTACCTCACCGAGACCACGTCGGGCCTGACCTACGCGGTGGACCGCTTCAAGAACTGGGACCACAGCGCGCACATCACGTTGCGTCGCGGCGAGCGTTCGCGCCTGGCCGATTACGCTTCCGAAGTCTTGTAA